From Cyanobacteriota bacterium, one genomic window encodes:
- the ssb gene encoding single-stranded DNA-binding protein yields MSTKEINHVTLIGRVGKDPELRYFESGSSMASFSLAINRPTKNKETDWFDIKLWGKQAEIAGEYVRKGSLIAIVGQADWDSWNDKTTGDLVTKPVISGSELRLLGSKADNAAFTNNANN; encoded by the coding sequence ATGTCAACAAAAGAAATTAACCATGTAACTTTAATCGGTAGAGTCGGCAAAGACCCAGAACTTAGATATTTTGAATCAGGTTCAAGTATGGCAAGTTTTTCACTTGCTATTAATCGACCAACTAAAAATAAAGAAACAGATTGGTTCGATATCAAACTTTGGGGTAAGCAAGCTGAGATCGCTGGTGAATACGTTCGCAAAGGATCATTGATCGCAATTGTAGGTCAAGCTGACTGGGATTCTTGGAACGACAAAACAACTGGTGACTTGGTTACTAAGCCTGTAATATCAGGTAGTGAGTTGCGTTTGCTCGGTTCAAAGGCTGATAACGCTGCTTTTACAAATAACGCTAATAATTAA
- the dnaK gene encoding molecular chaperone DnaK: protein MASTKGKVLGIDLGTTNSCMAIMEAGQPTVIPNSEGARTTPSVVFLGADKSVGQIAKRQRVLKPKQTIYSAKRLIGHTWEETTGERANLAYDTVQGKNNSVNIKVDGNELAPQEIAAQVLRKLKEDAEAYIGQKIEQAVITVPAYFNDSQRQATKDAGKIAGLEVLRIINEPTAAALAYGLDKKEESTILVFDLGGGTFDVSILELGDGVFEVKATAGDSRLGGDDFDFILVNHIADEFKKENGIDLRTDAQALQRLTEAAEKAKMELSNLTETTVSLPFITADASGPKHLEMKINRAKFEDLSQGLFDNIKKPLNQAIKDAGIDISEISEVILVGGSTRIPAVKEMVKTITGKEPNQHVNPDEVVAVGAAIQGGVLAGDVKDVVLLDVTPLSLGIETLGGVMTTLIERNTTIPTKKSESFSTAEDNQTRVDIKIYQGERAKAAENKLLGDCHLDNIGAAPRGVPKIEVTFDIDANGILNVSAKDQATGKEQKVSITASTNLTDSDIDKMIKEAEAKADEDKQFRDQQEERNKADSLVYAAERLIKEHKDKDYAAALQEVSGKLMSEAEDLRNLIKDNGSTEDIKAKAIDIQNAITAFNTALAPHAQESPEADDRSNDSQANDDVIDADFKATSVD from the coding sequence ATGGCAAGCACAAAAGGCAAAGTATTAGGTATAGACTTAGGTACAACCAATTCATGTATGGCAATTATGGAAGCAGGTCAGCCAACTGTAATACCTAATTCAGAGGGTGCAAGAACAACCCCATCTGTTGTATTTTTAGGAGCAGACAAATCTGTTGGGCAAATAGCTAAACGACAACGTGTGCTTAAACCAAAACAAACTATCTACAGTGCCAAAAGACTTATTGGTCACACTTGGGAAGAGACCACCGGTGAAAGAGCCAATCTTGCCTATGACACAGTTCAAGGCAAAAACAACTCTGTCAACATCAAGGTTGATGGAAATGAATTAGCACCTCAAGAAATAGCTGCACAAGTTTTACGTAAACTTAAAGAAGACGCCGAAGCTTATATCGGTCAAAAAATCGAACAAGCAGTTATCACGGTACCTGCCTACTTCAATGACAGTCAGAGACAGGCAACCAAAGACGCTGGTAAAATCGCAGGACTTGAAGTTCTTCGTATTATCAACGAACCAACTGCAGCTGCTTTGGCTTACGGCTTAGACAAAAAAGAAGAATCTACTATTCTGGTATTTGACTTAGGTGGTGGTACTTTTGATGTTTCTATTCTTGAACTTGGAGATGGAGTATTTGAAGTTAAAGCGACAGCTGGCGATTCAAGACTTGGTGGTGATGACTTTGACTTTATTTTAGTTAATCACATTGCTGATGAATTCAAAAAAGAAAACGGCATTGATCTTCGCACAGACGCGCAAGCTCTGCAACGTCTTACTGAAGCAGCCGAGAAAGCCAAAATGGAACTTTCCAACTTGACAGAAACCACTGTCAGCTTACCTTTCATCACTGCTGACGCTAGTGGTCCTAAACACTTGGAGATGAAAATCAACAGAGCCAAGTTTGAAGATCTTTCACAAGGCTTGTTCGACAATATCAAAAAGCCTCTCAACCAAGCTATCAAAGATGCTGGAATTGATATCTCTGAAATCTCTGAAGTTATTCTTGTTGGTGGATCGACTAGAATCCCAGCTGTCAAAGAAATGGTTAAAACCATCACTGGCAAAGAACCAAACCAACACGTCAACCCTGACGAAGTAGTTGCAGTTGGTGCTGCAATTCAAGGTGGAGTACTTGCTGGAGATGTCAAGGACGTAGTTTTATTAGACGTAACTCCTTTAAGTCTTGGTATCGAAACTCTTGGTGGCGTCATGACTACGCTTATCGAGCGCAATACAACTATCCCAACCAAAAAATCAGAAAGCTTCTCAACAGCTGAAGACAACCAAACTAGAGTAGACATTAAGATCTATCAAGGTGAGAGAGCCAAAGCAGCAGAGAATAAATTACTTGGTGATTGTCACCTAGACAATATTGGAGCTGCTCCGCGTGGTGTGCCTAAGATCGAAGTTACTTTTGATATTGATGCCAATGGTATTCTCAATGTTTCAGCTAAGGATCAAGCAACTGGTAAAGAACAAAAAGTCTCTATCACTGCTTCAACCAACCTCACTGATAGTGATATCGATAAGATGATCAAAGAAGCTGAAGCCAAGGCTGATGAGGATAAACAATTCCGCGATCAGCAAGAAGAGCGCAACAAGGCTGACTCACTTGTTTATGCTGCTGAAAGACTTATCAAAGAGCATAAAGACAAAGATTATGCTGCTGCACTTCAAGAAGTATCAGGCAAACTGATGTCTGAAGCAGAAGACTTACGTAACTTAATCAAGGACAATGGTTCAACTGAGGATATCAAAGCCAAAGCAATTGATATTCAAAACGCAATCACTGCATTTAATACTGCTCTAGCTCCTCATGCTCAAGAGAGTCCAGAAGCTGATGATAGATCAAATGACAGTCAAGCCAATGATGATGTTATTGATGCGGATTTTAAAGCTACTTCAGTAGATTAA